A stretch of Planctomicrobium piriforme DNA encodes these proteins:
- a CDS encoding polysaccharide biosynthesis/export family protein, whose translation MSTQAKITSLISARGLQSRQLALAFAACGTWVLLAGNGCTALHPVRGVPAAFLPCEFEGPSRDNKRTIDLSLLVRTPPDQYRVEAGDVLSIYVPRVLGAQSTEVGSVGLEPPINMPSSIEDPPTVGYPIQVRDDNTISLPQIPPLNVGGLTLQGVEDAILKAYTVQHHILNPTEALVMVSLQRPRITRVLVVRQEATTSLTTSGGVGTVNIGTSGKGTARTVTLKAYENDVLHALARAEGVDGLPGLNAENVIYIIRRRPAASFCPPTQQMYSEPTLAPLNSQPIPGMMSPGMPQSSNQNSRRDNGISLVSYEQPAGNPPVQPTYFQQTSQQPFGGYRASGEARPGQQLSGHSAAAVSPPPYRPGPMQPPGPASQPPQQQNIQRTNAVQPAQYQTGPSLALPAQGAGHSWGALPPEPVAPPTIACPDSNLPPVGASPELAWNSMLQGFDPTIDNPNVIRIPVRLAPGEMPHITEESITLHDGDIIFIESRETEVFYTAGLLGGGQYTLPRDYDLGVLEAVSIAEGRTMGGSGVSRSIGGVSALNHDVSNSASRLAILRTLPNGRRITIEIDLRKAMKYQEENIRIQPGDILFLEYTFPEAVCAFTQRYLFEGAMFGVAAGLLTSGGGG comes from the coding sequence ATGAGCACACAAGCCAAAATCACATCCCTGATAAGCGCACGCGGGCTGCAGTCACGGCAGCTGGCGCTGGCGTTTGCAGCGTGTGGAACCTGGGTGCTTCTCGCCGGAAACGGCTGCACAGCGCTCCATCCTGTCCGCGGCGTTCCCGCCGCGTTTCTCCCCTGTGAATTCGAGGGGCCGTCGCGCGATAACAAGCGCACGATCGACCTCAGCCTGCTCGTCCGCACGCCGCCCGACCAGTATCGGGTCGAAGCAGGCGACGTGCTGTCGATCTATGTGCCGCGCGTGCTCGGGGCACAGTCGACGGAAGTCGGATCGGTCGGACTCGAGCCGCCGATCAATATGCCCTCTTCGATCGAAGATCCGCCGACCGTCGGTTATCCGATTCAGGTCCGCGACGACAACACGATTTCGCTGCCGCAGATTCCGCCCCTGAACGTCGGCGGACTGACGCTGCAAGGCGTTGAAGACGCGATTCTCAAAGCCTACACCGTTCAGCACCACATCTTGAATCCGACCGAAGCACTAGTGATGGTCAGCCTGCAGCGGCCCCGCATCACCCGCGTGCTGGTGGTTCGTCAGGAAGCGACCACGTCGCTGACCACTTCCGGCGGCGTCGGCACAGTGAATATCGGCACCTCCGGCAAGGGAACGGCTCGGACCGTTACCTTGAAGGCTTACGAGAATGACGTGCTGCACGCACTCGCCCGTGCTGAAGGGGTCGACGGCCTGCCAGGTCTCAATGCGGAAAACGTGATTTACATTATTCGTCGCCGGCCTGCGGCGAGCTTCTGCCCGCCGACGCAGCAGATGTATTCAGAACCGACATTGGCTCCACTGAACAGTCAGCCGATTCCCGGCATGATGTCGCCTGGGATGCCACAGTCGAGCAATCAGAATTCCCGCCGGGACAACGGGATCTCGCTCGTTTCCTACGAACAGCCAGCTGGGAATCCGCCCGTACAGCCGACGTATTTCCAGCAGACATCTCAGCAGCCGTTCGGCGGATACCGAGCCAGCGGAGAAGCCCGTCCAGGTCAGCAGCTCAGCGGTCATTCGGCAGCCGCCGTCTCGCCCCCGCCGTATCGTCCGGGTCCGATGCAGCCGCCAGGTCCGGCTAGTCAGCCGCCCCAGCAGCAGAACATCCAGCGCACGAACGCCGTGCAGCCGGCGCAGTACCAGACAGGTCCGTCGCTCGCGCTCCCAGCGCAAGGCGCCGGACATTCCTGGGGCGCGTTGCCGCCGGAACCGGTCGCTCCGCCGACAATTGCCTGCCCTGACAGCAACCTGCCGCCCGTCGGAGCCTCGCCGGAACTCGCCTGGAACTCGATGCTGCAAGGCTTCGATCCCACGATCGACAATCCAAACGTGATCCGCATTCCGGTGCGCCTGGCGCCGGGCGAGATGCCGCACATCACCGAGGAATCGATCACCCTGCACGACGGCGACATCATCTTCATCGAATCTCGCGAGACGGAAGTGTTCTACACCGCCGGCCTGCTCGGCGGTGGCCAGTACACCCTGCCTCGCGACTATGACCTCGGCGTGCTGGAAGCGGTGTCGATCGCGGAAGGCCGCACCATGGGCGGCAGCGGAGTCAGCCGTTCGATCGGCGGCGTCTCGGCACTCAATCATGACGTGTCGAACAGCGCCAGCCGATTGGCGATTCTCCGCACGCTGCCGAACGGCCGCCGCATCACCATCGAAATCGATCTGCGGAAGGCGATGAAATACCAGGAGGAGAACATCCGGATTCAGCCGGGCGATATCCTGTTCCTGGAATACACCTTCCCCGAAGCGGTGTGTGCCTTTACCCAGCGTTATCTGTTCGAAGGCGCTATGTTCGGAGTCGCAGCCGGCCTGCTGACCAGCGGCGGCGGCGGCTGA
- a CDS encoding FAD-dependent oxidoreductase, with product MRNWGLTFALLFVIWTVPAWAQDAKVLAVESEVVVVGATPGGIAAAVAAARCGRSVVLVEAEDHVGGIVSNGLTNADIANRQAVGGLFYQFTRRVLDYYKALDGKPDGPNVKLSRDGYWYEASVAERIFRDMLGEHKGLITVMTRHALRSAQVDGHQLIAVTVIDLATQNEVMLQAKVFIDATYEGDLAALAGAKCRLGRESRDEFGEPHAGFVFTRFGETELLPGSTGAADNAIEAFCFRMHVTKNPANLVPVEKPDGYRREDYALLLDQLASRPQTKLREVIQFFPMPNEKFELNSNHPDPVTGIPCESFDLAEENWSWTTATLAERQKIYERYLTHNVGLLWLLQHDSAVPAAIRDEALKYGWCRDEWPDHGHLPRQVYVRQGRRVMGMATVTERDGDLDPQTQRTPMRRDSIAIAEFAFDSHACHRYDPSHPGVREGYIFIKHEPLQLPYGILVPETIDGLLVPVACSSSHVGYQAIRMEPLFMALGEACGEAAHLAIQKQQQLREVDVAALQTSLVSRGAVICHLNDLPFNHLAFAPLQWLGARGFNQGYLAEPDKQLTVREGAARFARVCVAEGINWKSPSDSGDEPLTPKVMFRWLREAGLEPRSSLFADDSIQLTTAQFATIVYVPFRNRE from the coding sequence ATGCGCAACTGGGGCCTCACGTTCGCTTTGTTGTTTGTGATCTGGACGGTTCCTGCTTGGGCGCAGGACGCCAAGGTCCTGGCGGTTGAGTCCGAAGTGGTTGTCGTGGGCGCAACGCCGGGTGGCATTGCCGCCGCAGTCGCCGCGGCGCGGTGCGGGCGATCGGTGGTGCTGGTGGAAGCCGAAGATCACGTCGGCGGCATCGTCAGCAACGGTCTCACGAATGCCGACATTGCGAATCGCCAAGCGGTCGGCGGGTTGTTCTACCAGTTCACGCGTCGAGTGCTGGATTATTACAAGGCTCTCGACGGCAAGCCGGATGGCCCCAACGTCAAGCTCTCTCGCGACGGCTACTGGTATGAAGCCTCGGTCGCCGAGCGGATCTTCCGTGACATGCTCGGCGAGCACAAAGGTCTGATCACGGTCATGACGCGGCACGCGCTGCGCAGTGCACAGGTGGACGGGCATCAATTGATCGCCGTCACGGTGATCGATCTGGCAACTCAAAATGAAGTGATGCTGCAGGCGAAGGTGTTCATCGACGCCACCTATGAAGGGGATCTCGCCGCGCTGGCGGGAGCCAAGTGCCGGCTCGGGCGGGAGAGTCGCGACGAGTTCGGGGAACCGCATGCCGGTTTTGTGTTCACCCGATTTGGTGAAACTGAACTGCTGCCGGGCTCGACGGGCGCCGCCGACAACGCCATTGAAGCGTTTTGCTTTCGGATGCATGTGACGAAGAACCCGGCGAACCTCGTTCCGGTCGAGAAACCTGACGGCTATCGCCGTGAAGACTATGCCTTGCTGCTCGACCAGTTGGCATCGCGTCCGCAGACGAAACTGCGAGAGGTGATTCAGTTCTTTCCGATGCCGAACGAGAAGTTCGAACTGAACAGCAATCACCCCGATCCGGTGACTGGGATCCCCTGCGAGTCATTCGATCTGGCGGAAGAAAACTGGTCATGGACCACCGCAACGCTGGCCGAACGGCAAAAAATCTATGAGCGATACCTGACGCACAACGTCGGCCTGCTGTGGCTGCTCCAGCATGATTCCGCCGTGCCGGCCGCGATTCGGGACGAGGCATTGAAGTACGGCTGGTGCCGTGATGAATGGCCTGACCATGGCCATCTGCCACGTCAGGTGTATGTGCGGCAAGGACGACGTGTGATGGGCATGGCAACCGTCACCGAGCGCGACGGCGACCTCGATCCGCAGACGCAGCGGACGCCCATGCGTCGCGATTCGATTGCCATTGCTGAGTTCGCGTTCGATTCGCACGCCTGTCACCGCTATGACCCGTCGCACCCCGGAGTCCGGGAAGGCTACATCTTCATCAAGCATGAGCCCTTGCAGTTGCCGTACGGGATTCTGGTTCCGGAAACGATCGACGGCCTGCTCGTGCCGGTCGCCTGTTCATCGAGCCATGTCGGCTATCAGGCGATTCGGATGGAGCCGCTGTTCATGGCGCTGGGCGAAGCCTGTGGCGAGGCAGCACATCTGGCGATTCAGAAGCAGCAGCAACTGCGTGAAGTGGATGTGGCAGCGTTGCAGACATCGCTGGTCAGCCGTGGCGCGGTCATCTGCCACTTGAATGATCTGCCGTTCAATCACCTCGCGTTCGCGCCGCTGCAATGGCTCGGCGCGAGAGGCTTTAATCAGGGTTACCTGGCAGAGCCGGACAAGCAGTTGACCGTGAGAGAAGGCGCGGCCCGGTTTGCTCGTGTCTGTGTCGCCGAGGGGATCAACTGGAAGTCGCCCAGTGACTCTGGCGACGAGCCGCTCACGCCGAAAGTGATGTTTCGCTGGCTGCGAGAAGCCGGTCTGGAACCGCGTTCGAGCCTGTTCGCCGATGACTCCATCCAGTTGACCACGGCACAATTCGCCACGATCGTGTACGTGCCGTTTCGCAATCGGGAGTGA
- a CDS encoding type II toxin-antitoxin system VapC family toxin, translated as MTILVDTNVLLRTARPDDPDHQVALASLAMLRESGHLLAIVPQCLYEYFVVATRPIQQNGLGLDSTEGISAVNQLLDLFRLYRDERGVFDAWKGLIAVHAVRGKPAHDARLVAAMSRHRISHLLTFNSADFRRYEPLISLVDPRSLTTAT; from the coding sequence ATGACCATCCTTGTCGACACAAATGTCCTGTTGCGAACGGCCAGGCCGGACGATCCAGATCACCAGGTTGCTCTTGCTTCGCTGGCAATGTTGCGAGAAAGCGGACACCTTCTGGCGATCGTTCCGCAGTGTCTTTATGAGTACTTCGTTGTCGCGACTCGTCCGATACAGCAAAATGGTCTGGGGTTGGATTCCACTGAGGGCATCAGCGCTGTCAACCAGCTGCTGGATCTGTTTCGTTTATACCGAGACGAACGTGGTGTGTTTGACGCCTGGAAAGGCTTGATCGCGGTACACGCCGTGCGCGGCAAACCAGCGCATGACGCAAGATTAGTCGCAGCGATGTCGCGGCATCGAATTAGCCATTTGCTCACATTCAATTCGGCCGACTTTCGAAGATATGAGCCGTTGATTTCGCTCGTCGATCCGCGAAGTTTGACGACCGCGACCTGA